A genomic segment from Perca flavescens isolate YP-PL-M2 chromosome 13, PFLA_1.0, whole genome shotgun sequence encodes:
- the LOC114566684 gene encoding GTPase IMAP family member 6 gives MSFRGLNSFPPDLIIVLIGKSGVGRSASGNTILGRAAFESKLDSEPVTTEISEQTENVLGNQISVVDTPGILESKDTEEKIKKFCQDLLQSSRPCLFLVVIRVGRFTEEDQKAVRAAMEVLGPRGMEKSYLLFTGGDMLEEGRTVEDFIFQDKKEGKLLEVVIKFAKRYHLFNNKDADEEQVRDLLMKSGHLRTQDQPDPPGQAQLKAKVDKLNAEVNKLKQQLQGRQVAFSASLMTGGGDSTTGTFSMDTPLIFKNVITNIGKAYNPTTGLFTAPVGGAYHFEWTVAAYGDGRHASAAVLYKNSERVFIAFEYQANGFLSSSNAVTLQLEVGEIVSVRVRANSRAFDNEFNHTTFSGHLLFPM, from the exons ATGTCATTCAGAGGTCTGAACTCTTTTCCTCCAGATCTCATCATCGTCCTGATTGGTAAATCAGGAGTTGGTAGAAGTGCTTCAGGAAACACCATCCTGGGACGAGCAGCGTTTGAGTCAAAGCTGGACTCTGAACCAGTGACGACAGAGATCTCTGAACAAACAGAGAATGTGCTGGGGAACCAGATCTCAGTGGTCGACACCCCGGGAATATTAGAGAGCAAGGACACCGAGGAGAAGATTAAGAAGTTCTGTCAGGATctcctgcagtcctccagaccTTGTCTGTTTCTGGTGGTGATCAGAGTTGGACGGTTCACAGAGGAGGACCAGAAGGCTGTGAGAGCTGCTATGGAAGTCCTCGGGCCTCGGGGGATGGAGAAGAGCTACCTGCTCTTCACTGGGGGTGATATGTTAGAGGAGGGCAGGACAGTGGAGGATTTTATCTTTCAAGATAAAAAGGAAGGAAAGCTTCTAGAAGTTGTTATAAAGTTTGCAAAGCGGTATCACCTCTTCAACAATAAAGATGCCGATGAAGAACAAGTCAGAGATCTGCTGATGAAGTCTGGCCACCTCAGGACCCAGGACCAGCCTGATCCACCAG GTCAAGCTCAACTGAAGGCTAAAGTGGACAAGCTGAATGCTGAAGTGAACAAGCTGAAGCAACAACTGCAAG gccgACAGGTTGCATTCTCAGCCTCTCTGATGACTGGTGGAGGTGATTCAACTACTGGAACCTTTTCCATGGACACTCCCCTGATCTTCAAAAATGTTATCACCAACATCGGAAAGGCCTACAACCCAACCACAG GTCTGTTTACTGCCCCGGTGGGAGGAGCGTACCACTTTGAGTGGACAGTCGCTGCATATGGAGACGGCAGACACGCTTCAGCTGCTGTGTTGTACAAGAACTCAGAGAGGGTTTTCATTGCATTTGAGTATCAGGCGAACGGTTTTCTGAGTTCTTCTAATGCTGTTACGCTGCAGCTGGAGGTGGGAGAGATcgtgtctgtgcgtgtgagGGCTAACAGTAGGGCGTTTGACAATGAGTTTAACCACACCACCTTCAGTGGACATCTGCTGTTCCCCATGTGA